One Acinetobacter colistiniresistens DNA segment encodes these proteins:
- the maiA gene encoding maleylacetoacetate isomerase gives MKLYSYFRSSAAYRVRIALNLKELPYETEAVHLVKNEQQQASYRALNPSQLVPTLIDQDQALLQSLSILEYLEERYPAKALLPKDLIERAKVRAFAQTIACDIHPLNNLRVLKYLQKQLAVSDAQKNSWYQHWILEGFHSLEMQLQHSNGQFCFGTQATVADCCLIPQVYNAKRFKIDLSAFPKIESIYQHCLTLPAFLNATPEQQPDWE, from the coding sequence AAAGAACTGCCGTATGAAACAGAAGCAGTTCATTTGGTCAAAAATGAGCAGCAACAAGCGAGCTATCGGGCACTAAACCCGAGCCAGCTTGTACCGACGCTGATTGACCAAGATCAGGCCTTATTACAGTCGCTCAGCATATTGGAATATCTGGAAGAACGTTATCCAGCCAAAGCACTGTTGCCTAAAGACCTTATAGAACGTGCCAAAGTTCGTGCCTTTGCACAGACAATTGCCTGTGACATTCACCCGCTCAACAACTTGAGAGTGTTAAAGTACCTGCAAAAACAGCTTGCAGTCAGTGATGCGCAAAAAAACAGTTGGTATCAACACTGGATTTTAGAAGGCTTTCACAGCTTAGAAATGCAATTACAGCATTCCAATGGGCAATTCTGTTTTGGCACCCAAGCCACTGTTGCAGACTGTTGTCTGATTCCTCAGGTCTATAACGCCAAGCGCTTCAAAATTGATTTAAGTGCTTTCCCAAAGATTGAGTCGATTTACCAACATTGCTTAACCCTTCCCGCATTCTTGAATGCCACACCAGAACAACAACCAGATTGGGAATAA
- a CDS encoding SMI1/KNR4 family protein, translating to MKNLTVMYDSGSINKSFLVEFINTYGLTLPEKYMELMEKHNGVQFLENCFNYIDSNGNVGESSIGFCAYGDEIGADNIVKFQDYDGLGYDNVIVFGLNGRGDYLSFDYRQNPESDNPLVIIMYHDDFIEDEYGNKKMRVVKVADSFDDF from the coding sequence ATGAAAAATTTAACTGTAATGTATGATTCTGGATCTATTAATAAAAGTTTTCTGGTTGAATTTATAAATACCTATGGATTAACTTTACCTGAAAAATACATGGAGTTAATGGAGAAACATAATGGTGTTCAATTTTTGGAAAATTGTTTTAACTATATAGATTCTAATGGTAATGTTGGTGAGTCTAGTATAGGGTTTTGTGCGTATGGAGATGAAATTGGCGCTGATAACATTGTTAAGTTTCAGGATTATGATGGTTTAGGTTATGATAATGTAATTGTCTTTGGTCTTAATGGAAGAGGTGATTACTTATCATTTGATTATCGCCAAAATCCTGAATCAGATAATCCATTAGTAATAATAATGTATCATGATGATTTCATCGAAGATGAATATGGTAATAAAAAAATGCGTGTTGTTAAAGTGGCGGATAGCTTTGATGATTTTTAA
- a CDS encoding DUF2247 family protein yields MITQAYEKLKQLNFDDFGAIYIGYIGVPEYGCLSNEMVSSFVEDYFLRTEVVAHELTEVLNELLVIDKDTSRDDILNLLNKVVNTLNIDISNSTHKWLLVCLDLKLNGLSLDPVYGLLELSNFWIDWGQPKNSPHMIQGVNNNVDASDYYTEENYKK; encoded by the coding sequence ATGATAACTCAAGCATATGAAAAACTTAAACAGCTTAATTTTGATGATTTTGGAGCTATCTATATTGGATATATAGGAGTTCCAGAATATGGTTGTTTAAGTAATGAGATGGTAAGTAGTTTTGTCGAAGATTATTTTCTAAGGACAGAAGTTGTTGCCCACGAATTAACTGAAGTCTTAAATGAATTGTTAGTTATAGATAAAGATACTTCGCGAGATGATATTTTGAATTTGTTGAACAAAGTAGTAAATACTTTAAATATTGATATTTCAAACTCGACTCATAAGTGGTTATTAGTTTGTTTGGACTTGAAGCTTAACGGGCTGAGCTTAGACCCAGTATATGGCCTATTAGAGTTATCAAATTTTTGGATTGATTGGGGGCAGCCAAAGAATTCACCACATATGATTCAAGGTGTAAATAATAATGTAGATGCTTCTGATTATTATACAGAAGAAAATTATAAAAAATGA
- a CDS encoding SMI1/KNR4 family protein: MREQENISDLSNYGVEHLVIFGICANGDYICFDYRDNTESSDPKVVLVYHDDFVDDKSGKSSMVVNNVAANFDDF; encoded by the coding sequence TTGAGGGAGCAAGAGAATATTTCTGACCTGAGTAATTATGGTGTGGAGCATCTTGTTATTTTTGGTATATGTGCGAATGGAGATTATATCTGTTTTGATTATAGAGATAATACAGAAAGCTCAGATCCTAAAGTAGTATTAGTATATCATGATGATTTTGTCGATGATAAAAGTGGGAAAAGCTCAATGGTTGTAAATAATGTTGCCGCTAACTTTGATGATTTTTGA
- a CDS encoding VOC family protein: MSFAIKKIHHVAYRCKDAKETVQWYKQMLHMDFILAFAEDHVPSTKAFDPYMHLFLDAGQGNVLAFFELPTQPEMGRDENTPQWVQHIAFEVEDLDALMTAKSHLEENGVKVLGVTNHGIFHSIYFFDPNGHRLELTYNDAHADAKIARITEEMKLEMLEEWSRTKRAPHHTHFLHEDELGA; encoded by the coding sequence ATGAGCTTTGCAATTAAAAAAATTCACCACGTGGCTTATCGCTGTAAAGATGCCAAAGAAACCGTGCAATGGTACAAACAAATGCTGCACATGGATTTTATCTTGGCGTTTGCAGAAGATCATGTCCCATCGACCAAAGCCTTTGACCCGTATATGCATTTATTCTTGGATGCAGGTCAAGGCAATGTATTGGCCTTCTTTGAGCTACCGACCCAACCAGAAATGGGCCGTGATGAAAATACACCACAATGGGTACAGCATATTGCTTTTGAAGTCGAAGACCTAGATGCATTAATGACTGCAAAATCACATCTTGAAGAAAATGGGGTTAAAGTTTTAGGTGTAACCAATCATGGTATTTTCCATTCGATTTATTTCTTCGATCCAAATGGTCATCGCCTTGAACTGACCTATAACGATGCACATGCCGATGCCAAGATTGCAAGGATTACCGAAGAAATGAAACTGGAAATGCTGGAGGAATGGAGCCGTACCAAACGTGCCCCACACCACACCCACTTCTTACATGAAGATGAACTCGGTGCATAA
- a CDS encoding IclR family transcriptional regulator yields MIEEKLSGGVQSLEVGLAVLNALLEHNKPIILKDLSSKLDMHPAKVHRYLVSLIRMNYAKQLTDGQYALGDQAWRLGLNCIQHTDVLQLVQHLIYELQNKIGCGIQISKWSPKGPLVVQSIESNHPISIVTKVGSIMPLVNSAAGRVFASYMPEAVIKPLMQAEWEKAAHHHYPIKPTDWDEFLLLKENVLQHGMSIAQGDLLVGINAVGLPIFNAHHSMEFCIVALDSEMFFSVHEDSENLELFKREVAAINQYIQTR; encoded by the coding sequence ATGATTGAAGAAAAGTTATCTGGTGGGGTTCAATCCCTTGAGGTTGGCTTAGCCGTGCTCAATGCCCTTTTAGAACACAACAAACCGATTATTTTAAAAGATCTATCCAGCAAACTGGATATGCACCCTGCCAAGGTACACCGCTATCTGGTCAGTCTGATTCGCATGAATTACGCCAAGCAGCTTACCGATGGTCAGTATGCCTTGGGTGATCAGGCGTGGCGTTTGGGTCTGAACTGTATTCAACATACCGATGTGTTACAGTTGGTTCAGCACCTGATTTACGAATTACAGAATAAAATTGGTTGCGGTATTCAAATCAGCAAATGGTCGCCTAAAGGGCCTTTGGTGGTGCAATCGATTGAATCCAACCACCCGATTTCGATTGTAACTAAAGTCGGCTCAATCATGCCGCTGGTGAATTCAGCAGCAGGTCGTGTGTTTGCCTCTTATATGCCTGAAGCCGTAATCAAGCCGCTGATGCAAGCGGAATGGGAAAAAGCGGCTCATCACCATTATCCGATTAAACCGACTGATTGGGATGAGTTTCTGCTACTTAAAGAAAATGTATTGCAGCACGGCATGTCGATTGCTCAAGGTGATCTTCTGGTCGGGATTAATGCCGTTGGTCTACCAATCTTTAATGCGCATCATTCCATGGAATTTTGTATTGTGGCACTGGACAGTGAAATGTTTTTCTCGGTTCATGAAGATAGTGAAAACTTAGAGCTGTTTAAACGTGAAGTTGCAGCAATCAATCAATATATTCAAACCCGTTAA
- a CDS encoding VENN motif pre-toxin domain-containing protein, translating into MAHTILGAAVAATGGNNALSAGIAAGSAESAAPLLAEYLYGKKAKDLTASEKSTISSIVGLAGSAVGATTGDVSSTVQGGQSAQNAVENNYLTVKQVNSYKDEMQSCNKNRNCDQVIEKYRVLALKQDEELVAVCSTSPSACKTYYQFILTQRNQVKEAIGNATKYLPNIDPGALYLQQINAEGIVVNTEIAKQLQAKYGMDDQTAQLTAVAIVGAMGSVKGLKISKPNEQHSPNKNEINKNGYEFKQGIDLDLRGKNYSTKDTIELAFAKTGVSKNEFSVTKWGVDKNGKSFPTEYRVTSGKNRGAEVSIDLGHDGVGTPGKKNIVGHIFLDEVDFNRSKDKPKK; encoded by the coding sequence TTGGCTCATACGATTTTAGGTGCAGCAGTTGCCGCGACAGGTGGTAATAATGCCTTGAGCGCGGGTATTGCAGCAGGTAGTGCTGAGTCCGCAGCACCGTTACTTGCGGAGTATTTGTATGGTAAGAAAGCTAAAGATCTAACCGCAAGTGAGAAATCTACAATTAGCTCTATTGTCGGTTTAGCAGGGAGCGCTGTTGGTGCAACCACTGGTGATGTATCAAGTACAGTTCAAGGTGGACAGTCTGCGCAGAATGCGGTGGAGAATAATTATTTAACAGTGAAACAGGTAAATTCTTACAAGGATGAAATGCAGTCCTGTAATAAGAATAGAAATTGTGATCAAGTTATAGAAAAATATAGAGTCTTAGCATTAAAACAGGACGAAGAATTAGTAGCTGTTTGTTCGACGTCACCTTCTGCTTGTAAAACATACTATCAGTTTATTTTAACTCAAAGAAATCAGGTTAAAGAAGCTATAGGAAATGCAACTAAATATCTGCCAAATATAGATCCAGGCGCCTTATATCTCCAACAAATTAACGCTGAAGGTATTGTCGTTAATACTGAAATTGCAAAGCAATTACAAGCAAAATATGGAATGGACGATCAAACAGCCCAGCTTACAGCTGTTGCAATTGTAGGGGCGATGGGGAGTGTAAAAGGTTTAAAAATTTCGAAACCGAATGAACAACATTCCCCAAATAAAAATGAAATTAATAAAAATGGTTATGAATTTAAACAAGGTATTGATTTGGACTTAAGAGGTAAAAACTATTCAACAAAGGATACTATTGAATTAGCATTTGCAAAGACTGGAGTTTCCAAAAATGAGTTCAGTGTTACTAAATGGGGGGTAGATAAAAATGGTAAAAGTTTCCCTACTGAATATAGAGTAACATCAGGTAAGAATCGTGGTGCTGAAGTAAGTATAGATTTAGGCCATGATGGTGTAGGTACACCTGGTAAAAAAAATATTGTTGGTCATATTTTCTTAGATGAAGTTGATTTTAACCGTAGCAAAGATAAGCCTAAAAAGTGA
- the hppD gene encoding 4-hydroxyphenylpyruvate dioxygenase, giving the protein MDILDNPLELCGFAFIEFVSTENGLDQIFETIGFSKVAKHKSKKVYLWRQGNINIILNYQPESYASFFFKEHGPSACAMGFRTRDAAKAFSKAVELGAEPMYSQAGPMELNIPAIKGIGGMPIFLVDRDIYENDFVFFDDADRNPKGAGLNEIDHLTHNVYKGRMEYWANFYEKIFNFQEIRYFDIKGEYTGLTSKALTAPDGMIRIPLNEDSDKGNGQIAEFLADFNGEGIQHIAFITDDLLSTWDKLKEIGMQFMTAPPETYYEMLKERLPNHGEPTEELQKRGILLDGNTKDGQKKLLLQIFSQNMLGPVFFEFIQRKDDDGFGEGNFKALFESIERDQIRRGVLEAK; this is encoded by the coding sequence ATGGACATTTTAGATAACCCATTAGAACTATGTGGTTTTGCTTTTATTGAATTTGTTTCGACGGAAAACGGATTAGATCAGATCTTTGAGACCATCGGTTTTTCCAAAGTCGCAAAGCATAAATCTAAAAAAGTTTATTTATGGCGTCAGGGTAATATCAACATTATCTTGAACTACCAGCCTGAATCTTATGCTTCATTCTTCTTTAAAGAACATGGCCCTTCAGCATGTGCAATGGGTTTCAGAACTCGCGATGCAGCCAAAGCATTTAGCAAAGCCGTGGAACTTGGTGCAGAGCCAATGTATTCACAAGCTGGGCCAATGGAATTGAATATCCCTGCGATTAAAGGAATTGGTGGCATGCCAATTTTCTTGGTTGACCGTGATATCTATGAAAATGACTTCGTTTTCTTTGATGATGCGGACAGAAATCCAAAAGGTGCAGGCCTGAACGAAATCGACCATTTAACCCATAACGTCTATAAAGGACGTATGGAATATTGGGCGAACTTCTATGAAAAAATCTTTAATTTCCAAGAAATTCGTTACTTTGACATCAAAGGCGAATATACCGGTTTAACCTCTAAAGCGTTGACTGCACCAGATGGCATGATTCGTATTCCATTGAATGAAGATTCAGACAAGGGCAATGGTCAAATTGCAGAGTTCTTGGCAGATTTCAATGGTGAAGGTATACAGCATATCGCGTTTATTACCGATGACTTGCTTTCAACATGGGACAAGTTAAAAGAGATTGGCATGCAGTTTATGACAGCGCCGCCTGAAACCTATTATGAAATGTTGAAAGAGCGCTTACCAAATCATGGTGAGCCAACTGAAGAACTGCAAAAACGCGGTATCTTACTGGATGGTAATACCAAAGATGGCCAGAAAAAACTGCTGTTACAGATTTTCTCGCAAAACATGCTTGGGCCTGTGTTCTTTGAATTTATTCAACGTAAAGATGATGATGGTTTTGGTGAAGGTAACTTCAAGGCACTGTTTGAATCCATCGAACGTGACCAGATCCGCCGTGGTGTGTTAGAAGCAAAGTAA
- a CDS encoding CdiA family toxin C-terminal domain-containing protein, whose amino-acid sequence MIRKNEVFSVNNGKPELSQLSQDALGAAAAIAEAVLLGKVGGKLSQGVKSEVKTTEKVAEVDATKKKEPVTNEPEANFAGQVPIRPRDGHTPAGTSQVDTPLGKHLINGEVAGRKNQKVISGGHNSDNFYDVLNSNGGKVIGNPTQVSKGITDIKYQLPNGRIETKTVYDPKVYSDKQMAIMANEAASKAILNYGVNGNKIQHVIVNGITFRVPISSYKGTNYVPSAFPINPTSGAIK is encoded by the coding sequence TTGATAAGGAAAAATGAAGTATTTAGCGTTAATAATGGAAAGCCAGAGCTCAGTCAATTAAGCCAAGATGCCCTAGGCGCAGCTGCTGCAATTGCAGAAGCAGTTTTACTGGGTAAAGTTGGTGGGAAGTTATCACAAGGTGTGAAGAGTGAGGTCAAAACCACTGAGAAAGTAGCAGAAGTTGATGCGACGAAGAAAAAAGAACCCGTTACTAATGAGCCAGAGGCGAATTTCGCTGGTCAGGTTCCTATTCGACCTAGAGATGGGCATACTCCAGCTGGTACAAGCCAAGTTGATACACCTTTAGGAAAACATTTAATTAATGGTGAAGTTGCAGGCCGTAAAAACCAGAAAGTAATTTCAGGTGGACATAATTCTGATAATTTCTATGATGTCCTTAATAGTAATGGGGGGAAAGTAATTGGTAACCCAACTCAAGTGTCAAAAGGCATTACTGATATTAAATATCAATTACCAAATGGAAGGATTGAGACAAAAACAGTTTATGATCCGAAAGTGTATAGTGATAAACAGATGGCAATAATGGCAAATGAAGCAGCATCAAAAGCGATTTTAAATTATGGGGTAAATGGAAATAAAATACAGCATGTAATAGTGAATGGGATTACTTTTAGAGTGCCGATTAGTTCATATAAAGGGACTAATTATGTTCCATCAGCTTTCCCTATAAATCCTACTTCTGGAGCAATCAAATAA